One segment of Variovorax sp. PAMC28562 DNA contains the following:
- a CDS encoding ATP-binding protein: MEPIQRIVPIRREYNAWVADETIEDYALRYTPRSFRKWSEFRVANTALGATSFLALEAIGASIALDYGFFNAFWAIALVGIFIFLTGIPISIYAARYSVDIDLLTRGSGFGYLGSTFSSLVYASFTFIFFSLEASIMASALELGLGIPLWLGYLICSVVVIPLVMYGITMISRLQAWTQPLWLVLLVLPYAFLIIRWPDHLTGLMHASYGINDGHFDWLLLGAAGTVVASMVAQIGQQVDSLRFMPKPRAGQAWRWWTAVLAAGPGWILIGGAKMLGGAVLAYLAIRQGMAPSEAVKPTQMYLVGFAQVLRDPTWILALTCLFVTVSQIKINVNNAYAGSLAWSNFFARLTHAHPGRLVWLVFNVLIGVALIKVGIFDVLEGMLGFYANFAVAWIGALVADLVINKPLGLSPPGIEFRRAYLYDINPVGFVSMGLGTVLALSAFVGVFGPAAQAFSTAIGFCVAFCCAPLVAWMTGGNYYIARQPAPFAEGTSVACGVCQKSYEVEDMASCPAYGCNICSLCCSLDARCKDVCKPRTGLGHQFAEAFTRWAPKVLKVALSRRMHYLACLLGLALVLGAILSFIVAQEGQVLRELAPGSPALWHLMRIKIACALVLLVVAIGSCWLLLTSDSRRVAQDESNRQALLLREEISAHEVTDAALQAARQVAERANQAKSRFITTISHELRTPLNSILGYAQILERDLSLPPNRRAALEVIRKSGDHVVSLIDGLLDIARIETGRLTLVRQEIHFADFLTQLADIFQLEARNKGIAFSYQPTYPLPPAVRGDRKRLAQLLINLLANAVKYTGRGQVIFRVRYATEIATFEVEDSGPGIADDDMERIFLPFERADNSASPAAGGVGLGLTISSLLTSLMGGELTASSRVGTGSCFSVRLFLPSVAHPKMPVDAPAPRHITGYAGEPKRVLVVDDAPADRQLLSDVLEPLGFTVMQAASGVEALRVASQFAPDLILLDIDMPEIDGWETARLLRANRISMAPVLIVSANAFDCDLRNDVGVAREDFLIKPFRIDDLLERVRTKLDLVWATPDDGVDYVETGSSRTMLPEASLLVLRQLGDMGYVRGILEKLEELDLLDTRYAPVTKVLRGCVQRFDLQGFARVLEEGSV; this comes from the coding sequence ATGGAACCGATCCAGCGCATCGTGCCGATCCGGCGCGAATACAACGCTTGGGTCGCCGACGAAACCATCGAGGACTACGCGCTGCGCTACACGCCGCGAAGCTTCAGGAAGTGGAGCGAATTCCGGGTCGCGAACACCGCGCTGGGCGCCACTTCTTTTTTGGCGCTCGAAGCCATCGGCGCCTCCATCGCGCTGGACTATGGCTTCTTCAATGCCTTCTGGGCCATCGCGCTCGTCGGCATCTTCATTTTTCTGACGGGCATCCCGATCAGCATCTACGCGGCGCGGTACTCGGTCGACATCGACCTGCTGACGCGCGGTTCGGGTTTCGGCTACCTCGGCTCGACCTTCAGCTCGCTGGTGTATGCATCGTTCACCTTCATCTTCTTCTCGCTGGAAGCGTCGATCATGGCGTCGGCGCTGGAGCTGGGGCTGGGCATTCCGTTGTGGCTGGGCTATCTGATCTGTTCGGTGGTGGTGATACCGCTGGTGATGTACGGCATCACCATGATCAGCAGGCTGCAGGCCTGGACGCAGCCGCTGTGGCTGGTGTTGCTGGTGCTGCCCTACGCCTTTTTGATCATTCGCTGGCCCGACCATCTGACGGGGCTGATGCATGCGTCGTACGGCATCAACGACGGCCACTTCGACTGGCTGCTGTTGGGCGCGGCGGGTACGGTGGTCGCGTCGATGGTCGCGCAGATCGGACAGCAGGTCGACTCGCTGCGCTTCATGCCCAAGCCACGTGCCGGGCAGGCGTGGCGCTGGTGGACTGCGGTGCTGGCGGCCGGCCCGGGATGGATCCTGATCGGCGGCGCCAAGATGCTCGGCGGTGCAGTGCTGGCCTACCTCGCCATCCGCCAGGGCATGGCGCCATCCGAGGCGGTCAAGCCAACGCAGATGTACCTCGTCGGCTTCGCGCAGGTGCTGCGAGACCCGACATGGATCCTGGCGTTGACCTGTCTGTTCGTCACGGTCTCGCAGATCAAGATCAACGTCAACAACGCCTATGCCGGTTCGCTGGCGTGGTCGAATTTCTTCGCGCGGCTGACGCATGCGCATCCGGGCCGGCTGGTGTGGCTGGTGTTCAACGTGCTGATCGGCGTGGCGTTGATCAAGGTCGGCATCTTCGACGTGCTTGAAGGCATGCTCGGCTTCTATGCGAACTTCGCGGTGGCGTGGATCGGCGCGCTGGTGGCAGATTTGGTCATCAACAAGCCGTTGGGGCTGAGCCCGCCCGGCATCGAATTCCGCCGCGCTTATCTCTACGACATCAACCCGGTCGGCTTCGTCTCGATGGGTCTCGGCACAGTGCTGGCGCTCAGTGCCTTCGTCGGCGTTTTCGGTCCGGCGGCGCAGGCCTTCAGCACGGCCATCGGCTTTTGCGTGGCCTTTTGCTGCGCGCCGCTGGTCGCGTGGATGACCGGCGGCAACTACTACATCGCGCGGCAACCGGCGCCGTTTGCTGAAGGCACTTCGGTGGCTTGCGGGGTGTGCCAGAAGTCGTACGAGGTCGAGGACATGGCAAGTTGCCCTGCCTACGGCTGCAACATCTGCTCGCTGTGCTGCTCGCTCGATGCGCGCTGCAAGGATGTGTGCAAGCCGCGCACTGGCCTGGGGCATCAGTTCGCCGAAGCCTTCACACGCTGGGCGCCGAAGGTGCTGAAGGTCGCACTCAGCCGTCGCATGCACTACCTGGCATGCCTGCTCGGCCTCGCGTTGGTGCTCGGCGCCATTCTGTCTTTTATCGTGGCGCAGGAGGGGCAGGTGTTGCGCGAGCTGGCACCGGGCTCGCCCGCACTGTGGCACCTGATGCGCATCAAGATCGCCTGCGCGCTGGTCTTGCTGGTGGTGGCCATCGGCTCGTGCTGGTTGCTGCTGACGTCCGACAGCCGGCGCGTCGCGCAGGACGAGTCGAACCGGCAGGCGCTGCTGCTTCGCGAAGAAATCAGCGCGCATGAAGTGACCGACGCGGCGCTGCAGGCCGCGCGCCAGGTCGCCGAACGGGCCAACCAGGCCAAAAGCCGTTTCATCACCACGATCAGCCACGAGCTGCGCACGCCGCTCAACAGCATCCTGGGCTACGCGCAAATCCTGGAGCGCGACCTGAGCTTGCCGCCCAATCGCCGCGCCGCGCTGGAGGTAATCCGCAAGAGCGGCGACCACGTGGTGTCGCTCATCGATGGCTTGCTCGACATCGCGCGCATCGAGACCGGCCGGCTCACGCTGGTGCGGCAAGAGATCCATTTCGCCGACTTCCTGACGCAGCTCGCGGACATCTTTCAGCTCGAGGCGCGCAACAAGGGCATTGCGTTTTCGTACCAGCCGACCTATCCGTTGCCACCAGCGGTGCGCGGCGACCGCAAGCGACTCGCGCAGCTGCTCATCAACCTGCTCGCCAACGCGGTCAAGTACACCGGGCGCGGGCAGGTGATCTTCCGCGTGCGCTATGCGACGGAGATTGCGACCTTCGAGGTCGAAGACTCCGGTCCCGGCATCGCCGACGACGACATGGAGCGCATCTTTCTGCCTTTCGAGCGCGCCGACAACAGCGCGAGTCCGGCGGCCGGTGGCGTCGGTCTGGGATTGACGATCTCCAGTTTGCTGACCAGCCTGATGGGGGGCGAGCTGACAGCAAGCAGCCGCGTCGGGACTGGCTCGTGCTTCTCGGTGCGCCTCTTTCTGCCTTCGGTCGCACATCCGAAGATGCCGGTCGATGCACCGGCACCGCGCCATATCACCGGCTATGCAGGCGAGCCGAAGCGCGTGCTGGTGGTCGACGATGCGCCGGCCGACCGGCAACTGCTGAGCGACGTGCTCGAGCCGCTGGGCTTCACCGTGATGCAGGCCGCATCGGGTGTCGAGGCACTGCGAGTCGCAAGCCAGTTCGCGCCCGACCTGATCCTGCTCGACATCGACATGCCCGAGATCGACGGCTGGGAGACGGCGCGCCTGCTGCGTGCCAATCGCATCTCGATGGCGCCCGTGCTCATCGTGTCGGCCAACGCCTTCGACTGCGACTTGCGCAACGACGTGGGCGTAGCTCGCGAAGATTTTCTGATCAAGCCCTTTCGCATCGACGACTTGCTGGAGCGGGTGCGCACCAAGCTCGACCTGGTATGGGCGACGCCGGACGATGGTGTCGACTACGTCGAGACCGGCAGCAGTCGAACGATGTTGCCCGAAGCCAGCCTGCTGGTGCTGCGCCAGCTCGGCGACATGGGCTACGTGCGCGGCATCCTCGAGAAGCTCGAAGAACTCGACCTGCTCGACACGCGTTATGCGCCGGTTACCAAGGTGCTGCGCGGTTGCGTGCAGCGCTTCGACCTGCAAGGCTTCGCACGCGTGCTGGAAGAGGGCAGCGTATGA
- a CDS encoding FmdB family zinc ribbon protein: MPTYDYECGGCGGFDALRSVSQRDLPAACPDCAGASPRVLSGAPRLSLMSDGTRRAIAVNERAAHEPKRSGDYARLKHPSGCGCCSTAGKRGATVTAPNGAKSAPGRRPWMISH; this comes from the coding sequence ATGCCCACCTACGACTACGAATGCGGCGGTTGCGGGGGGTTCGACGCCCTCCGCAGCGTGAGCCAGCGAGACCTGCCGGCCGCGTGTCCGGACTGCGCCGGCGCATCGCCGCGGGTGCTGTCCGGCGCGCCACGACTTTCATTGATGTCTGACGGCACGCGCCGTGCCATTGCCGTCAACGAACGCGCTGCGCACGAGCCCAAGCGCTCTGGTGACTATGCTCGGCTCAAGCACCCGTCGGGTTGCGGCTGCTGCAGTACGGCCGGCAAGCGTGGTGCGACGGTGACGGCACCCAACGGGGCCAAAAGTGCGCCGGGGCGGCGGCCGTGGATGATCAGCCACTGA